In Paractinoplanes brasiliensis, the following proteins share a genomic window:
- a CDS encoding type II secretion system F family protein: MRILLAVGAGVAVTGFFGTWWGAVLGIVGGVGAERYLRRREPARVRHERRAAAADLPLGADLLAAALRAGAPVDGAAAAVADALDGPLGTRLRRTARSLALGAAPAEAWGHLDGVPGAERLVAAAVRTSTSGGALAKALGRLADDLRADRAVAVEAAAQRAAVLIVLPLGLCFLPAFLLAGLVPVLIAVLGDVL; this comes from the coding sequence ATGCGGATCCTGCTGGCGGTTGGGGCCGGGGTGGCCGTCACCGGGTTCTTCGGCACCTGGTGGGGCGCGGTGCTCGGGATCGTCGGGGGCGTCGGGGCCGAGCGCTACCTGCGACGGCGCGAGCCCGCCCGGGTCCGGCACGAACGCCGGGCCGCCGCGGCCGACTTGCCTCTGGGAGCCGACCTGCTGGCTGCGGCGTTGCGGGCGGGAGCGCCCGTCGACGGGGCGGCGGCCGCTGTCGCGGACGCGCTCGACGGGCCGTTGGGGACGCGACTGCGCCGGACGGCTCGATCGCTGGCGCTCGGTGCGGCCCCGGCCGAGGCGTGGGGGCACCTCGACGGCGTTCCGGGGGCCGAGCGGCTGGTGGCGGCGGCCGTGCGCACCAGCACCAGCGGCGGCGCGCTGGCCAAGGCGCTGGGTCGGCTCGCCGATGACCTGCGGGCCGACCGGGCGGTCGCGGTAGAGGCGGCGGCGCAGCGGGCCGCCGTGCTGATCGTGTTGCCGCTCGGGCTGTGCTTCCTGCCCGCCTTCCTGCTTGCCGGGCTCGTCCCGGTGCTGATCGCGGTCCTCGGGGATGTGCTCTGA
- a CDS encoding TadA family conjugal transfer-associated ATPase — protein MTAYPGLGSRLAASAPAVADRVRHRFAVDGGEATPAAVVHAVRSESDAAALGDTAVLRLADRVHDQLVGAGPLAPLLADQQVTDVLVNGLAVWVDRGAGLRRAPIVLGTLEEVRRLAQRLAAACGRRLDDGQPYADARLPDGTRLHAVLPPVATDGPYLSLRTFRQRPFRLDDLVEQGTVPPTVAPVLEAVVAARLAYLVVGGTGSGKTTLLATLLGMVPATERIVLVEDAAELRPLHPHVVALQARTANVEGAGAIGLTDLVRQALRMRPDRLVVGECRGAEIVDLLGALNTGHDGGAGTLHANTPGDVPARLEALGLLGGLPRAALHAQVVAALQVVLQVRRTDRGRVLESVSVLLPSGEQRLATVVPAWQRLRGAGPGSGALARMLAVRGVAVPAVLTPPVVAPLAPPLVPPLVPPVVAP, from the coding sequence GTGACGGCGTACCCGGGGCTGGGTAGCCGGCTCGCGGCCTCGGCCCCGGCGGTGGCCGACCGGGTGCGCCACCGGTTTGCCGTCGACGGTGGGGAGGCGACACCCGCGGCGGTGGTGCACGCCGTACGCAGCGAGTCCGACGCCGCGGCCCTGGGCGACACGGCCGTGCTGCGCCTGGCCGACCGCGTGCACGACCAGCTGGTGGGCGCGGGCCCGCTGGCGCCGCTGCTCGCCGATCAGCAGGTGACCGACGTGCTGGTCAACGGGCTGGCAGTGTGGGTCGACCGGGGCGCCGGGCTGCGGCGGGCGCCGATCGTGCTGGGGACCCTCGAGGAGGTGCGCCGGCTGGCCCAGCGGCTCGCGGCGGCCTGCGGGCGGCGGCTCGACGACGGCCAGCCGTATGCGGACGCCCGCCTGCCCGACGGCACTCGCCTGCACGCGGTCCTGCCGCCGGTCGCGACCGACGGGCCCTACCTGTCGCTGCGTACCTTCCGTCAGCGGCCGTTCCGCCTGGACGACCTGGTCGAGCAGGGCACCGTTCCGCCGACGGTCGCGCCGGTGCTCGAGGCCGTGGTCGCGGCCCGGCTCGCCTACCTGGTCGTCGGGGGCACCGGCAGCGGCAAGACCACCCTGCTGGCCACGCTGCTGGGAATGGTGCCGGCGACCGAGCGGATCGTGCTCGTCGAGGACGCGGCCGAGCTCCGGCCCCTGCATCCGCACGTGGTCGCCCTGCAGGCCCGCACCGCGAACGTCGAGGGGGCGGGCGCGATCGGGCTGACCGACCTGGTGCGGCAGGCGCTGCGCATGCGACCCGACCGGTTGGTGGTGGGGGAGTGCCGCGGAGCCGAGATCGTCGACCTGCTCGGCGCGCTCAACACCGGCCACGACGGCGGGGCGGGCACGCTGCACGCCAACACTCCGGGCGACGTGCCGGCCCGGCTCGAGGCGCTCGGGCTGCTCGGAGGACTGCCGCGGGCCGCGCTGCACGCCCAGGTGGTGGCGGCATTGCAGGTCGTGCTGCAGGTCCGGCGTACGGATCGGGGACGCGTGCTCGAATCGGTGAGCGTGTTGCTGCCCTCGGGGGAGCAACGGCTCGCCACCGTGGTGCCGGCCTGGCAGCGGCTGCGCGGGGCAGGGCCGGGCTCGGGGGCGCTGGCCCGGATGCTGGCCGTACGCGGGGTGGCCGTGCCCGCGGTACTCACCCCGCCGGTGGTCGCACCGCTTGCCCCGCCGCTCGTTCCGCCGCTCGTCCCGCCGGTGGTGGCGCCATGA
- a CDS encoding PH domain-containing protein: METWERPYSPGAGRWLVIGWEAFALGLLAWSSVETFELGWHGVRLVTCALAVIWVLGAYRIMQMGAYVSPEGLRLHGLLRSRTIPWDAIAQVHLHEASHRIGPWKVPGGLTVLIERRDGSTVNTELWAQGVDFHSRPKLFRAVYHELRKRHLAAQGA, encoded by the coding sequence GTGGAGACGTGGGAGCGGCCCTACTCGCCCGGCGCGGGACGTTGGCTGGTCATCGGCTGGGAAGCGTTCGCCCTGGGCCTGCTCGCCTGGAGCTCGGTCGAGACGTTCGAGCTCGGCTGGCACGGCGTGCGCCTGGTGACCTGCGCGCTGGCCGTGATCTGGGTGCTGGGGGCGTACCGGATCATGCAGATGGGCGCCTACGTGAGCCCCGAGGGCCTGCGCCTGCACGGGCTGCTGCGCTCGCGAACCATTCCGTGGGACGCCATCGCCCAGGTGCACCTGCACGAGGCGAGCCATCGGATCGGGCCGTGGAAGGTGCCGGGCGGGTTGACCGTGTTGATCGAGCGGCGTGACGGCTCGACGGTCAACACCGAGCTGTGGGCCCAGGGGGTCGACTTCCACTCACGGCCCAAGCTTTTTCGCGCCGTGTACCACGAACTGCGCAAGCGGCACCTGGCCGCACAGGGCGCCTGA
- the acs gene encoding acetate--CoA ligase has translation MSETLANLSTETRQFPPPEALAAAANVKAEAYDEAAADRLGFWAKQAERLTWSKTWDQVLDWSNPPFAKWFVGGELNVAYNCVDRHVEAGLGDKVAIHWEGEPGDTRTITYAELLKLVSQAANTLTELGVGAGDRVAIYMPMIPEAAVAMLACARIGATHSVVFGGFSVAALSTRIQDADAKLVITADGGYRRGKPSALKPTVDEAVAQCPTIENVLVVRRTGQEVAWTDKDKWWHETVEQAGTEHKAQPFDAEHPLFILYTSGTTGKPKGILHTTGGYLTQVSYTHNAVFDLKPETDVYWCTADIGWVTGHSYIVYGPLSNGATQIMYEGTPDTPGRDRFWQIVDKYKVSILYTAPTLIRTMMKWGDDIPAGYDLSSLRVLGSVGEPINPEAWMWYRENIGRNRTPIVDTWWQTETGGVMISPLPGVTATKPGSAMTALPGIAADVVDDQAQSVPNGGGGFLVLRDPWPSMLRTIWGDDKRFIDTYWSRFGAGAGTGDDWIYFAGDGAKKDEDGALWLLGRVDDVMLVSGHNISTTEVESALVSHPSVAEAAVVGATDPTTGQAIVAFVIPRGSVDTEGDAGEQLTVDLRNHVSKTLGPIAKPRQIMLVPELPKTRSGKIMRRLLKDVAENRSLGDVTTLQDSAVMELISKGMNTGKSED, from the coding sequence ATGAGCGAGACATTGGCGAACCTGTCAACGGAGACCCGACAGTTCCCGCCGCCTGAAGCACTGGCCGCGGCCGCCAACGTCAAGGCGGAGGCCTACGACGAGGCGGCCGCCGACCGTCTCGGGTTCTGGGCGAAACAGGCCGAACGGCTCACCTGGAGCAAGACGTGGGACCAGGTCCTCGACTGGTCCAACCCGCCGTTCGCGAAGTGGTTCGTCGGCGGCGAGCTCAACGTCGCCTACAACTGCGTCGACCGGCACGTCGAGGCCGGCCTCGGTGACAAGGTCGCCATCCACTGGGAGGGCGAGCCCGGCGACACCCGCACGATCACCTACGCCGAGCTGCTCAAGCTGGTCAGCCAGGCCGCCAACACTCTGACCGAGCTGGGTGTCGGCGCCGGCGACCGGGTCGCCATCTACATGCCGATGATTCCCGAGGCCGCGGTCGCGATGCTGGCTTGTGCCCGCATCGGCGCCACCCACAGCGTCGTCTTCGGCGGCTTCTCCGTCGCGGCGCTTTCAACCCGTATCCAGGACGCTGACGCCAAGCTCGTCATCACGGCCGACGGCGGTTATCGGCGCGGCAAGCCGTCGGCGCTCAAGCCCACCGTCGACGAGGCCGTCGCGCAGTGCCCGACGATCGAGAACGTGCTCGTCGTGCGCCGCACCGGCCAGGAAGTCGCGTGGACCGACAAGGACAAGTGGTGGCACGAGACGGTCGAGCAGGCCGGCACGGAACACAAGGCGCAGCCGTTCGACGCCGAGCACCCGCTGTTCATCCTCTACACCTCGGGCACGACCGGTAAGCCCAAGGGCATCCTGCACACCACCGGCGGTTACCTGACCCAGGTCTCGTACACGCACAACGCGGTCTTCGACCTCAAGCCCGAGACCGACGTCTACTGGTGCACGGCCGACATCGGCTGGGTCACCGGCCACTCCTACATCGTCTACGGCCCGCTCTCCAACGGCGCCACCCAGATCATGTACGAGGGCACGCCGGACACGCCCGGCCGCGACCGCTTCTGGCAGATCGTCGACAAGTACAAGGTGTCGATCCTCTACACCGCGCCAACCCTGATCCGCACGATGATGAAGTGGGGCGACGACATCCCTGCCGGGTACGACCTGTCCTCGCTGCGCGTGCTGGGCAGCGTCGGCGAGCCGATCAACCCCGAGGCCTGGATGTGGTACCGGGAGAACATCGGCCGCAACCGCACCCCGATCGTCGACACCTGGTGGCAGACCGAGACCGGTGGCGTGATGATCTCGCCGCTGCCCGGTGTGACAGCGACCAAGCCCGGCTCCGCCATGACGGCGCTGCCGGGCATCGCCGCCGACGTCGTGGACGACCAGGCGCAGTCGGTGCCAAACGGCGGCGGCGGGTTCCTGGTGCTGCGTGACCCGTGGCCGTCGATGCTCCGCACCATCTGGGGCGACGACAAGCGCTTCATCGACACGTACTGGTCCCGCTTCGGCGCGGGCGCCGGCACGGGCGACGACTGGATCTACTTCGCCGGCGACGGCGCCAAGAAGGACGAGGACGGCGCGCTCTGGCTGCTCGGCCGGGTCGACGACGTCATGCTGGTCTCGGGTCACAACATCTCGACCACCGAGGTGGAGTCGGCGCTGGTCTCGCACCCGTCGGTGGCCGAGGCAGCCGTGGTCGGCGCGACCGACCCCACGACCGGTCAGGCGATCGTGGCGTTCGTGATCCCGCGCGGCAGCGTGGACACCGAGGGCGACGCGGGCGAGCAGCTCACCGTCGACCTGCGCAATCACGTGTCCAAGACGCTCGGGCCGATCGCCAAGCCCCGCCAGATCATGCTCGTGCCCGAGCTGCCCAAGACCCGCTCCGGCAAGATCATGCGCCGCCTGCTCAAGGACGTGGCCGAGAACCGCTCGCTCGGTGACGTCACCACGCTGCAGGACTCCGCGGTGATGGAGCTGATCTCGAAGGGCATGAACACCGGCAAGTCCGAGGACTGA
- a CDS encoding oxidoreductase codes for MDPLAPLLDLADVAPALAEARERVDTAMRHRALRRHGGQVAAEASLRAAVASAALEGSVHDLDDVRGGTVTDPVMQGALRVAEGVGALVDLWPRAPRQVLAKLHVLAARGVVPASDLGRLTGEAERVDMLAGLVAGNDSTPPLLLAAIVHAELITLRPFAGPAGVVARAAARLTLISRGFDPRGLVAVEVGHREREPEYVGSAGAYATGTPDGVRSWLRHYAEAVSFGAGEITAIGDNVLATV; via the coding sequence GTGGATCCTCTAGCGCCCCTTCTTGATCTCGCCGACGTCGCTCCCGCCCTGGCCGAGGCCCGTGAGCGCGTCGACACGGCGATGCGGCACCGGGCTCTGCGCCGGCACGGCGGTCAAGTGGCGGCCGAGGCGAGCCTGCGCGCGGCCGTGGCCAGTGCCGCGCTCGAGGGCAGCGTTCACGACCTCGACGACGTACGCGGGGGTACAGTCACCGATCCGGTCATGCAGGGCGCCCTGCGAGTGGCCGAGGGCGTCGGCGCTCTGGTCGACCTCTGGCCCCGTGCGCCGCGTCAGGTGCTCGCCAAGCTGCACGTGCTGGCCGCCCGGGGCGTGGTGCCCGCGAGCGACCTCGGCCGGCTGACCGGAGAGGCCGAACGGGTCGACATGCTCGCCGGCCTGGTCGCGGGCAACGACAGTACGCCGCCGTTGCTGCTCGCCGCGATCGTGCACGCCGAGCTGATCACCCTGCGCCCGTTCGCCGGTCCGGCCGGGGTGGTGGCCCGGGCCGCCGCCCGCCTGACCCTGATCAGCCGCGGGTTCGACCCCCGGGGTTTGGTCGCCGTCGAAGTGGGGCACCGGGAGCGCGAGCCGGAGTACGTGGGCTCGGCCGGCGCGTACGCCACCGGCACGCCCGACGGGGTGCGTTCCTGGCTGCGGCACTACGCCGAGGCCGTGTCCTTCGGGGCCGGCGAGATCACCGCCATCGGTGACAACGTGCTGGCGACCGTATGA
- a CDS encoding HAD family hydrolase, which translates to MGLSAAFFDLDKTVIAKSSALAFGRPFYRDGLISRRDMVKSAYAQLMFRLGGGTDEQAMARTRDYLAALCKGWRVEQVQQIVAETLEELINPYVYAEAATLIAEHQAAGRDVVLVSASGDEMVRPIGALLGITDIIATRMSIVDGRYSGEVEFYAAGPSKVIGVRELAAERGYDLADCYAYSDSSSDLPLLESVGHPSVVNPDRSLRRAATENEWPILEFRHPIPLGRRLRDRPAVPVAAAALGVGVGAAIGLAIYARHRRARTPA; encoded by the coding sequence GTGGGCCTCAGTGCCGCGTTTTTCGACCTCGACAAGACGGTCATCGCCAAGTCCAGCGCGCTGGCCTTCGGCCGGCCGTTCTACCGTGACGGCTTGATCAGCCGCCGCGACATGGTCAAATCCGCTTACGCACAGCTGATGTTCCGGCTGGGCGGCGGGACAGACGAGCAGGCGATGGCGCGCACCCGCGACTATCTCGCCGCGCTCTGCAAGGGCTGGCGCGTCGAGCAGGTGCAGCAGATCGTGGCCGAGACGCTCGAAGAACTGATCAATCCGTACGTCTATGCCGAGGCGGCGACGCTGATCGCCGAGCATCAGGCGGCCGGGCGCGACGTCGTGCTGGTCTCCGCCTCCGGTGATGAGATGGTCCGTCCGATCGGCGCCCTGCTCGGCATCACCGACATCATCGCCACACGGATGAGCATCGTGGACGGGCGCTACAGCGGCGAGGTCGAGTTCTACGCGGCCGGCCCGAGCAAGGTCATCGGCGTGCGGGAGCTGGCCGCCGAACGCGGTTACGACCTGGCCGACTGTTACGCCTATTCCGACTCCAGCAGCGATCTTCCACTGCTCGAATCGGTCGGGCACCCGAGCGTGGTCAACCCCGACCGGAGCCTGCGCCGCGCCGCCACCGAGAACGAGTGGCCCATCCTCGAGTTCCGCCACCCGATCCCGCTGGGCCGGCGCCTGCGTGATCGGCCCGCGGTGCCGGTCGCCGCCGCCGCGCTCGGGGTGGGCGTGGGCGCCGCCATCGGCCTGGCCATCTACGCGCGCCACCGACGCGCCCGCACGCCGGCCTGA
- the ssd gene encoding septum site-determining protein Ssd produces MPAARLPLVVTSDPDLLDDLLRLAAAGGTEIDVAPDPAAARPRYGTAPLVMIGADQLDACLRARLARRSRVAVVSRGEVTETMWTAANAHGVEHIAELPTAETWVVDRFAEQLDQPTGRVLAVIGGRGGAGASTLAAGLATTASGARRRTLLIDADPLGGGLDLVFGWERRDGLRWSALAEAGGRVDPPTLLEALPHHGDLVVLSFDREGTPLVPPEAMGATIDAGRRAREVIVVDLPRRLDDAGVLALECADQAVLLVPAEVRAAAAAARIARTVQTHRRELSLVVRGPAPGKLRPREISAALGLPLIGTLRPEPAISQGAERGLPPAAEGKGPLADLCRRLIGDLLGDTSSAVAA; encoded by the coding sequence ATGCCCGCTGCCCGCCTGCCCCTTGTCGTCACCTCCGACCCCGACTTGCTCGACGACCTGCTGCGTCTCGCCGCCGCCGGTGGCACCGAGATCGACGTGGCGCCCGACCCGGCCGCGGCCCGTCCGCGCTACGGCACCGCACCACTGGTGATGATCGGCGCCGATCAGCTCGACGCGTGCCTGCGCGCCCGACTGGCCCGCCGTTCGCGGGTCGCGGTCGTGAGCCGGGGTGAGGTCACCGAGACGATGTGGACGGCGGCGAACGCGCACGGCGTCGAACACATCGCCGAACTGCCGACCGCCGAGACGTGGGTCGTCGACCGCTTCGCCGAGCAGCTCGACCAGCCGACCGGCCGGGTGCTGGCCGTGATCGGTGGCCGTGGCGGTGCGGGCGCGAGCACGCTGGCGGCCGGGCTGGCCACCACCGCGAGCGGCGCGCGCCGCCGCACCCTGCTGATCGACGCCGACCCCCTCGGCGGCGGGCTCGACCTGGTGTTCGGGTGGGAACGTCGCGACGGTTTGCGCTGGTCGGCGCTGGCGGAAGCCGGTGGCCGGGTCGATCCGCCCACCCTGCTGGAGGCGTTGCCGCATCACGGCGACCTGGTCGTGCTCTCGTTCGACCGCGAGGGGACGCCGCTCGTGCCGCCCGAGGCGATGGGCGCGACGATCGACGCCGGCCGTCGCGCCCGTGAAGTGATCGTGGTCGACCTGCCTCGCCGGCTCGACGACGCCGGCGTGCTGGCGCTCGAGTGCGCCGACCAGGCCGTGCTGCTGGTGCCGGCCGAGGTGCGTGCGGCGGCCGCGGCGGCTCGGATAGCCCGCACGGTGCAGACCCATCGCCGGGAGCTGTCGCTCGTGGTGCGCGGGCCCGCACCGGGCAAGCTGCGGCCGCGCGAGATCTCCGCCGCGCTCGGGCTGCCGCTGATCGGCACGCTGCGACCCGAACCGGCGATCAGCCAGGGCGCCGAACGCGGGTTGCCGCCGGCCGCCGAGGGCAAAGGGCCGCTGGCCGACCTGTGCCGGCGACTGATCGGCGACCTGCTGGGTGACACGTCCTCGGCGGTGGCGGCGTGA
- a CDS encoding DUF4244 domain-containing protein → MNTAEYAVGTLAAVAFAGVLYKVLTGASVTAALTGIVARALK, encoded by the coding sequence ATGAACACGGCCGAGTACGCCGTCGGGACCCTGGCGGCGGTCGCGTTCGCCGGTGTCCTCTACAAGGTGCTGACGGGCGCGAGCGTGACGGCCGCGCTGACCGGCATCGTCGCCCGGGCGCTGAAGTGA
- a CDS encoding TadE family type IV pilus minor pilin, with protein sequence MSPRRRPGRDRGAFTAELAVGLPALILLLMAGLAAVSAVAAKGQCLDAAREAALAEARGDSGAEAGARVAPPGAAVEVSGDADIVRVRVRARLQLLGTQLPAVAVEGSATAAREPEPVL encoded by the coding sequence GTGAGCCCGCGCCGGCGGCCCGGCCGTGACCGGGGAGCGTTCACCGCCGAACTCGCGGTCGGGTTGCCGGCGCTCATCCTGCTGCTCATGGCCGGCCTGGCGGCGGTGTCTGCCGTGGCGGCCAAGGGCCAATGCCTGGATGCCGCCCGCGAAGCCGCCCTGGCCGAGGCCCGTGGGGACTCGGGGGCCGAGGCGGGCGCCCGGGTTGCCCCGCCTGGCGCCGCCGTCGAGGTGAGCGGCGATGCCGACATCGTGAGGGTGCGCGTGCGGGCACGCCTCCAGCTGCTAGGCACGCAGCTACCGGCGGTCGCCGTCGAGGGTTCGGCCACCGCCGCCCGCGAGCCGGAGCCGGTGTTGTGA
- a CDS encoding DEAD/DEAH box helicase, protein MTSTAHSPAELLHRLRARTTADDSPITHIEEIPARTGKTAPWPAWVSPDVVTALGAHGIAQPWEHQATAASLAAQGTHVVVATGTASGKSLAYQLPVLTRLLDDPRATALYLSPTKALAADQLRAVVKLGLDGVRPATYDGDTSREEREWIRQHSRLVLTNPDMLHHGMLPGHARCATFLRRLAYVVIDECHAYRGVFGSHVSHVLRRLRRLAARYGGSPTFVLASATSGDPADAASRLIGLPVTAVTEDTSPRGATTFALWEPPLLPPEEPDLPPVRRSALSETSDLLADAVVAGTRTLAFVRSRRGAEVVATMTRRSLDEAVPGLGDRVAAYRAGYLKEDRRRIEQSLLSGELLALASTNALELGVDLVGLDAVLICGYPGTRASLWQQAGRAGRDGGSALAVLIARDDPLDTYLVHHPSALFGRPVEMTVLDPTNPYVLGPQLCCAASEAPLTVDDLSLFGDSSRAAVDGLTASGALRKRPSGWYWTHPGRPDVDLRGAGGAPVSVVESSTGRLLGTVDQTSSHVMLHTGAVYLHQGVTYLVDELDLDDAIALVHHEEPDWTTQARDVTDVEVLGVREHVDAGPVGLFLGEVEVTSQVVSYQRRRITTGEVIDTKPLDLPVRTLRTVAVWFTIAPRSLDQAGVEPPDVPGALHAAEHAAIGLLPLMATCDRWDIGGLSTANHVDTEAPTVFVYDGHPGGAGFAERAYAVAAAWLAATREAIAACACEAGCPACVQSPKCGNGNNPLHKPGAVQVLDTVLTALTTHAGEASALPR, encoded by the coding sequence GTGACGTCGACCGCCCACAGCCCCGCCGAACTGCTGCACCGGCTGCGGGCCCGCACCACGGCGGACGACTCCCCCATTACCCACATCGAGGAGATTCCCGCCCGTACGGGGAAAACCGCTCCCTGGCCCGCGTGGGTCTCGCCGGACGTGGTCACCGCCCTCGGCGCGCACGGGATCGCCCAGCCCTGGGAACACCAGGCCACTGCTGCGTCGCTGGCCGCACAGGGCACCCATGTCGTGGTGGCGACCGGCACCGCCTCGGGCAAGTCGCTGGCCTATCAGCTGCCGGTGCTGACCAGGCTGCTCGACGACCCGCGCGCGACGGCGCTCTACCTCTCGCCGACCAAGGCCCTGGCCGCCGACCAGCTGCGCGCGGTGGTCAAGCTCGGTCTCGACGGGGTCCGGCCGGCCACGTACGACGGCGACACCTCCCGCGAGGAACGCGAGTGGATCCGGCAGCACTCCCGGCTGGTGCTCACGAACCCCGACATGCTGCACCACGGCATGCTGCCCGGCCACGCGCGCTGTGCCACGTTCCTGCGCCGCCTGGCGTACGTGGTGATCGACGAGTGCCACGCCTACCGGGGCGTGTTCGGCTCGCACGTCTCGCACGTGCTGCGCCGGCTGCGGCGGCTGGCGGCCCGATACGGCGGTTCCCCTACCTTCGTGCTGGCCTCGGCCACGTCCGGTGATCCCGCCGACGCCGCCTCGCGCCTGATCGGCCTGCCCGTGACCGCCGTGACCGAGGACACATCGCCGCGGGGTGCGACCACGTTCGCGCTGTGGGAGCCGCCCCTGCTTCCCCCCGAGGAGCCAGACCTTCCCCCCGTACGCCGGTCCGCCCTGAGCGAGACGTCCGACCTGCTCGCCGACGCCGTGGTGGCGGGCACGCGCACCCTGGCCTTCGTCCGCTCGCGCCGCGGGGCCGAGGTGGTCGCGACGATGACCCGGCGCTCGCTCGACGAGGCGGTGCCGGGCCTGGGCGACCGCGTCGCGGCTTACCGGGCCGGTTACCTCAAGGAGGACCGCCGGCGCATCGAGCAGTCACTGCTCTCGGGTGAGCTGCTCGCGCTGGCCTCCACCAACGCGCTGGAACTGGGTGTCGACCTGGTCGGGCTGGACGCGGTGCTGATCTGCGGCTACCCGGGCACCCGGGCGTCGCTCTGGCAGCAGGCCGGGCGGGCCGGGCGTGACGGCGGCTCGGCGCTGGCGGTGCTGATCGCGCGGGACGATCCGCTCGACACCTACCTCGTGCACCACCCGTCGGCGCTGTTCGGCCGGCCGGTCGAGATGACAGTGCTCGACCCGACCAACCCGTACGTGCTGGGCCCACAGCTGTGTTGCGCCGCCTCGGAAGCTCCCTTGACGGTCGACGACCTGTCCCTGTTCGGCGACTCGTCCCGCGCGGCCGTGGACGGGTTGACCGCCTCGGGCGCGCTGCGGAAAAGGCCGTCGGGCTGGTACTGGACCCATCCCGGCCGCCCCGACGTCGACCTGCGCGGAGCGGGCGGCGCCCCGGTCTCGGTCGTGGAGTCGTCGACCGGCCGCCTGCTGGGCACTGTCGACCAGACGTCATCCCACGTCATGCTGCACACGGGCGCTGTCTACCTGCACCAGGGCGTGACGTACCTGGTCGACGAGCTCGACCTGGACGATGCGATCGCCCTGGTGCACCACGAGGAGCCGGACTGGACGACCCAGGCCCGCGACGTCACCGACGTGGAGGTGCTGGGCGTCCGCGAGCACGTGGACGCGGGCCCGGTAGGCCTGTTCCTCGGCGAGGTCGAGGTGACCAGCCAGGTCGTCTCCTACCAGCGCCGCCGCATCACCACCGGCGAGGTGATCGACACCAAACCCCTGGACCTGCCCGTACGCACCCTCCGCACTGTGGCGGTCTGGTTCACGATCGCGCCGCGCTCCCTCGACCAGGCCGGCGTCGAACCACCCGACGTCCCCGGCGCCCTGCACGCCGCCGAACACGCCGCGATCGGCCTGCTCCCGCTGATGGCCACCTGCGACCGCTGGGACATCGGCGGCCTGTCCACGGCCAACCACGTCGACACCGAGGCCCCGACCGTCTTCGTCTACGACGGCCACCCCGGAGGCGCAGGTTTCGCCGAACGCGCCTACGCCGTCGCCGCCGCCTGGCTCGCAGCAACGCGGGAGGCCATCGCCGCGTGCGCCTGCGAAGCCGGCTGCCCGGCGTGCGTCCAGTCCCCCAAGTGCGGCAACGGCAACAACCCCCTCCACAAGCCCGGCGCCGTCCAGGTCCTCGACACCGTCCTGACCGCCCTCACCACCCACGCCGGCGAAGCCTCAGCCCTGCCCCGGTGA
- a CDS encoding STAS domain-containing protein, with protein MESSISRSLDADGNVSVVVAGEIDFSNADELAGFLREAVAATAPRVVRVDLRQATFIDSTGLGALIEGYRATTAIGSRFLVVNPTPTFRRVLDVTGLCAFFGLSDPVAADPLGQAQATGA; from the coding sequence ATGGAAAGCTCGATCAGCCGTTCGCTCGACGCCGACGGCAATGTCAGCGTGGTCGTCGCGGGCGAGATCGATTTCTCGAATGCGGACGAGTTGGCCGGCTTTCTGCGCGAGGCCGTCGCCGCTACTGCCCCCCGGGTCGTGCGGGTCGACCTGCGGCAGGCGACCTTCATCGACTCCACCGGCTTGGGCGCCCTGATCGAGGGCTATCGGGCGACCACCGCGATCGGGTCTCGATTCCTCGTGGTCAACCCGACGCCGACGTTCCGCCGCGTCCTCGACGTCACCGGTCTGTGCGCATTCTTCGGGCTGAGTGACCCGGTCGCCGCCGACCCGCTCGGGCAGGCACAGGCCACCGGGGCCTGA
- a CDS encoding Rv3654c family TadE-like protein: MRGASARDRGAATILVLAIGLTLVAAGVFGAGVGAARVGRHQARAAADLGALAGGAKAVFGAEVACPRAAQFVGANRGRLTSCVVEGLEIVVRVEVDVRVALGLTLTAVATARAGPVYALPL; encoded by the coding sequence GTGAGGGGAGCTTCGGCGAGGGATCGCGGAGCGGCCACGATCCTTGTGCTGGCCATCGGCTTGACCTTGGTGGCGGCGGGTGTCTTCGGCGCGGGCGTCGGCGCCGCCCGGGTGGGCCGTCACCAGGCTCGAGCGGCCGCCGACCTGGGGGCGCTGGCCGGTGGAGCGAAGGCCGTCTTCGGCGCCGAGGTCGCGTGCCCCCGGGCGGCCCAGTTCGTCGGGGCCAACCGCGGCCGCCTGACGTCCTGCGTCGTCGAGGGCCTGGAGATCGTCGTCCGAGTTGAGGTCGACGTCCGCGTCGCTCTTGGCTTGACCCTCACGGCCGTGGCCACCGCCCGAGCCGGTCCGGTCTACGCCCTACCGCTCTGA